One genomic region from Doryrhamphus excisus isolate RoL2022-K1 chromosome 14, RoL_Dexc_1.0, whole genome shotgun sequence encodes:
- the cratb gene encoding carnitine O-acetyltransferase b translates to MISCKIQPGVCRAWLIRVTSRQELSLSTYVGPQPVPPLGQTLQGYLKGLEPLLPPEELSHTRRMVQEFGRPGGLGAQLQRRLEKRARHTKNWISDWWVQWAYLESRLPLPVHSNPAISLPRRDYNGWRGQLLFASKLIAAVLDFKAKMNTGQLPVEYMRGKPLCMDLYPLLFSSCRIPGPKHDYIVHHGTHRRSPTHITVVRNYQFFQLEVYNSDGSRLTESQIHEQLLRIRSQSWKTDKEPMGILTSEHRHTWGQAYNRLIRDKLNQESVGAIEKGLFSLCLDSPVMRISDEKYASRKAAQVLHGGGTFSNSGNRWFDKTLQFVVGEDGSWGLLYEQATAEGPPIATLLDYILHYCENPDPRRAPLVPLPMPKKLYFHIDRDIKRDIEHAKQNLDILINDLDVNVFNFKKFGKDLPKQHNLSPNSFIQVALQLAYYRVHNEVCPTCDIASQRMFRKGRTEYIRSPTSNALKFILSFVDASVSREAKVQLFREAVEAYSALTNQVLKGHGIDRHLLGLKLQAIEEGWSVPKIFMDTAYGLATHWKLRTGQVPANTDSVMCFGPLVPDGYAVCYNPQSDHVHFSIIAFNCCEETNAEILGVTLRETLCQIQELLEPTVEI, encoded by the exons ATGATTTCCTGTAAAATTCAACCAGGAGTCTGCAGAGCTTGGCTGATTCGT GTGACATCCAGACAGGAGCTCAGTTTGTCCACCTATGTGGGCCCGCAGCCGGTGCCCCCTCTGGGTCAGACCCTGCAGGGCTACCTGAAAGGTCTGGAGCCCCTGCTGCCTCCGGAGGAGCTCAGCCACACCCGCAGAATGGTGCAGGAGTTCGGCCGGCCCGGTGGTCTCGGTGCACAACTTCAGAGACGCCTGGAGAAGCGAGCCAGGCACACCAAGAACTGG ATCTCAGACTGGTGGGTGCAGTGGGCCTACTTGGAGAGCCGACTGCCGTTGCCCGTGCACTCGAACCCGGCTATCTCTCTCCCCAGGAGAGATTATAACGGTTGGAGGGGGCAACTGTT gtttgcaTCCAAACTGATAGCAGCAGTGCTCGATTTTAAGGCCAAAATGAACAC TGGACAGCTGCCAGTGGAGTACATGCGAGGAAAGCCTCTATGCATGGATCTCTAccccctcctcttctcctcgTGTCGCATCCCGGGACCCAAGCACGACTACATCGTCCATCACGGCACCCACCGCCGGTCACCAACACACATCACCGTGGTCAGGAACTATCAG TTCTTCCAGCTGGAGGTATACAACAGTGACGGTTCCCGTCTGACGGAGAGTCAAATCCATGAGCAGCTGTTGAGGATCAGGTCTCAGTCCTGGAAGACCGACAAGGAACCGATGGGCATCCTAACCAGCGAGCACCGCCACACATGGGGACAGGCCTACAACCGCCTGATAAGAG ATAAACTCAACCAGGAATCGGTGGGGGCAATAGAGAAGGGTCTTTTTTCTCTGTGTCTGGATTCGCCTGTCATGAGGATATCAGATgagaa GTATGCCAGCCGTAAAGCGGCTCAGGTCCTGCATGGAGGCGGGACTTTCTCCAACAGCGGCAACCGCTGGTTCGACAAAACTCTGCAG TTTGTGGTGGGCGAGGACGGCTCCTGGGGGCTCCTGTACGAACAAGCCACGGCCGAAGGTCCGCCCATAGCAACCCTACTGGATTACATCCTGCACTACTG tgagaATCCCGATCCAAGGAGAGCGCCGCTGGTCCCGCTTCCAATGCCCAAGAAGCTTTACTTCCACATTGATCGAGACATCAAGCGTGACATAGAGCACGCTAAGCAGAACCTTGATAT ACTGATCAATGACCTGGATGTCAACGTGTTTAACTTCAAGAAGTTTGGCAAAGATCTTCCCAAGCAGCACAACCTGAGTCCAAACTCCTTCATCCAAGTGGCGTTGCAGTTGGCCTACTACAG AGTTCACAACGAGGTGTGTCCCACTTGCGACATCGCCTCTCAGAGGATGTTTCGAAAAGGAAGGACGGAGTACATCCGCTCGCCCACGAGCAATGCTCTTAAATTCATCCTCTCCTTTGTTGATGCATCCGTGTCG CGTGAAGCCAAAGTCCAGCTGTTCAGAGAAGCAGTTGAAGCCTACTCAGCTTTGACGAACCAG GTACTTAAAGGACACGGTATAGACCGACACCTTCTGGGACTTAAGCTGCAGGCCATCGAAGAGGGATGGAGTGTTCCCAAAATCTTCATGGATACCGCCTATGGTCTGGCAACACACTGGAAACTCCGTACCGGCCAG GTGCCTGCAAATACAgacagtgtgatgtgttttggGCCACTAGTTCCCGATGGTTATGCCGTATGTTACAACCCACAGTCAGACCACGTCCACTTTTCTATAATTGCCTTCAACTGCTGCGAGGAGACAAATGCAGAAATATTGGGTGTGACCCTGAGGGAGACCTTGTGCCAAATACAGGAGTTACTTGAACCCACCGTGGAGATCTAA
- the ppt2b gene encoding lysosomal thioesterase PPT2 — protein sequence MKSFVTGLVNRSSGAVGVFWPLLVGGLWAAVVAYKPVIIVHGLFDSSGDFKNLQHFINESHPGTNVTVIDLFDRSASLQPMWKQVEGFKAAIYPIMQNSADGVHFICYSQGGLVCRGILSTLPDHNVHTFISLSSPQAGQYGDTDYLRYLFPQFVKSNLYHLCYTAIGQRISICNYWNDPHHRDMYVNSSDYLALLNSERHNPNATEWKKNFLKISKLVLVGGPDDGVITPWQSSQFGFFDDNETVIEMQSQDIYLKDVFGLKSLAARGDLILCSIPDVQHVWWHSNETVFHTCMEKWLV from the exons ATGAAGAGCTTCGTCACTGGTTTGGTAAACCGGAGTAGCGGTGCAGTCGGTGTTTTCTGGCCGCTTTTGGTTGGAGGTCTCTGGGCAGCTGTGGTCGCCTACAAGCCGGTGATCATCGTACACGGCTTGTTCGACAGCTCGGGAGATTTTAAGAACCTACAACATTTTATTAACGAG TCTCACCCGGGAACAAATGTGACTGTGATTGACCTGTTTGACCGAAGTGCAAGTCTCCAGCCCATGTGGAAGCAAGTGGAGGGTTTCAAGGCCGCCATTTATCCAATCATGCAAAATTCTGCCGATGGGGTCCATTTTATCTGCTACTCTCaag GTGGGCTGGTTTGCAGAGGAATCCTCTCCACTTTGCCCGATCACAACGTGCACACGttcatctcgctgtcctctcCTCAAGCCGGACAATATGGAG ATACCGACTACTTGAGGTACCTTTTCCCTCAGTTTGTGAAATCCAACCTGTACCACCTGTGTTACACGGCCATAGGCCAGAGGATATCCATCTGCAACTATTGGAATG ACCCCCACCACAGGGACATGTATGTCAACAGCAGTGATTACCTGGCGTTGCTCAACAGCGAGAGACACAACCCAAATGCAACAG agtggaagaaaaacttCTTAAAAATCAGCAAGCTGGTGCTTGTCGGAGGACCGGATGATGGAGTCATCACTCCATGGCAATCCAG tcaGTTTGGATTCTTCGACGACAACGAGACTGTCATTGAGATGCAGAGTCAAGAC ATCTACTTAAAGGATGTCTTCGGTTTGAAGTCGCTGGCGGCTCGCGGCGATCTCATCTTGTGTTCCATTCCTGACGTCCAGCACGTGTGGTGGCACTCCAATGAGACCGTCTTTCACACCTGTATGGAAAAGTGGCTGGTATAa